The following proteins are encoded in a genomic region of Streptomyces collinus Tu 365:
- a CDS encoding threonine aldolase family protein, producing MTIQRRHDPDERGFASDNYAGAHPEVLAAIALANGGHQVSYGADVYTERLQEVVRGHFGPTAHTYPVFNGTGANVVALQTMLDRWDAVICAESAHINVDEGGAPEKVAGIKLLTVPAWDGKLTPELIDRQAWGFEDEHRARPRVVSIAQSTELGTCYTPDEIRAICDHAHDRGMLVYLDGARLANAAATLGVSLREMTTDVGVDVLSLGGTKNGLLFGEAVIVLNEDAVRGMAHLRKTSMQLGSKMRFMSVQFEALLGGDLWLRSAAGSNAMTQRLYEAVRHLPGLEIRRPVQANQIFAVLPPAVTERLQKRFRFYTWDEQAGEVRWMTSFDTTEADVDAFAAAIAQELAVERGQGPAGALTTAEREELVRLRRRVSEMEETIERLGKEPVSSANRKAK from the coding sequence ATGACCATACAGCGACGACACGACCCGGACGAGCGCGGCTTCGCCAGCGACAACTACGCCGGGGCGCACCCCGAGGTCCTCGCGGCGATCGCCCTGGCCAACGGCGGCCACCAGGTCAGCTACGGCGCCGACGTCTACACCGAGCGCCTCCAGGAAGTGGTGCGCGGCCACTTCGGCCCCACCGCGCACACCTACCCGGTCTTCAACGGCACCGGCGCGAACGTGGTCGCGCTGCAGACCATGCTCGACCGATGGGACGCCGTGATCTGCGCCGAGTCGGCCCACATCAACGTCGACGAGGGCGGGGCCCCCGAGAAGGTCGCCGGGATCAAACTGCTGACGGTGCCCGCGTGGGACGGCAAGCTCACCCCTGAGCTGATCGACCGTCAGGCATGGGGCTTCGAGGACGAGCACCGGGCCCGGCCCAGGGTCGTCTCGATCGCCCAGTCCACCGAGCTCGGCACCTGTTACACCCCGGACGAGATCCGTGCGATCTGCGACCACGCGCACGACCGCGGCATGCTCGTCTACCTGGACGGCGCCCGGCTCGCCAACGCCGCCGCCACCCTCGGCGTGTCCCTGCGTGAGATGACCACCGACGTCGGCGTGGACGTGCTCTCGCTCGGCGGCACCAAGAACGGGCTGCTCTTTGGCGAGGCGGTGATCGTGCTCAACGAGGACGCGGTGCGCGGCATGGCTCACCTGCGCAAGACGAGCATGCAGCTGGGCTCCAAGATGCGTTTCATGTCGGTGCAGTTCGAAGCGCTGCTGGGCGGCGACCTCTGGCTGCGCTCGGCGGCCGGCTCGAACGCGATGACCCAGCGGCTGTACGAGGCGGTGCGCCACCTGCCGGGCCTGGAGATCCGCCGCCCGGTGCAGGCCAACCAGATCTTCGCCGTCCTGCCGCCGGCCGTCACCGAGCGTCTCCAGAAGCGTTTCCGCTTCTACACCTGGGACGAGCAGGCCGGCGAGGTCCGCTGGATGACCTCCTTCGACACCACCGAAGCCGACGTGGACGCGTTCGCGGCGGCGATCGCGCAGGAGCTGGCGGTGGAGCGAGGCCAGGGACCGGCGGGCGCTCTGACCACGGCCGAGCGCGAGGAACTGGTGCGACTGCGCCGCAGGGTGAGCGAGATGGAAGAGACGATCGAGAGGCTGGGGAAGGAGCCCGTCTCCTCCGCGAACCGCAAGGCGAAGTAG
- a CDS encoding MFS transporter yields MADARGHADVLRAWFRESLPAAGNARRLGVLTLIQSLGLGVFLTSSAVFFTRTLGIPAHRVGLALSVAGLCGLLCTVPIGRLADRLGAGRVLAGNFLLAAAGFTAYCLVDGFAAFLAVACALAVLETSAGALQASLTDALVGEAARVRVSAQMRSLFNLGFLGGAALAGAAIAAGTATALYATVLANAALQLVSVAVLLGMRLPAGAGPRAAAEAPGGVLRSAALRDVRYVAVSLVCGALELYQPLLTVGLPLWIVTCTDAPALLVSGLLILDTVLVLLFQVAVSGGARTPAGAARMLRWAGWALGASCLVFAVSAGHGVLLDSAALVAGALVLVIGELYQASASWGLSFGLAPAGRQGEYQAVFSLGRGLQQFAGPWLMTSLVVGTAATGWLVLAAVFALLGLAAPPLVRGLEKARARTEPAPAGARPDHMCHTRTTETSRPAP; encoded by the coding sequence ATGGCTGACGCCCGCGGACACGCCGACGTGCTGCGCGCCTGGTTCCGGGAGTCCCTGCCGGCCGCCGGGAACGCGCGCAGACTCGGCGTCCTCACGCTCATCCAGTCCCTGGGGCTCGGGGTGTTCCTCACCTCCAGCGCCGTGTTCTTCACCCGGACCCTCGGCATCCCCGCCCACCGAGTGGGCCTCGCCCTGTCGGTCGCCGGGCTCTGCGGTCTGCTCTGCACCGTGCCCATCGGCCGGCTCGCGGACCGGCTCGGCGCGGGCCGGGTGCTCGCCGGCAACTTCCTGCTCGCGGCCGCCGGCTTCACCGCCTACTGCCTGGTGGACGGCTTCGCCGCATTCCTCGCGGTCGCGTGCGCCCTCGCGGTCCTGGAGACCTCGGCGGGCGCGCTGCAGGCATCACTCACCGACGCGCTGGTGGGCGAGGCGGCGCGGGTCAGGGTGAGCGCGCAGATGCGCAGCCTGTTCAACCTGGGCTTCCTCGGCGGCGCCGCGCTGGCCGGAGCCGCCATCGCGGCGGGCACCGCGACCGCCCTGTACGCCACGGTCCTCGCCAACGCCGCCCTCCAGTTGGTCTCCGTCGCCGTGCTGCTCGGGATGCGGCTGCCCGCGGGCGCCGGCCCCCGTGCCGCCGCCGAGGCGCCGGGCGGGGTGCTGCGCAGCGCCGCGCTGCGGGACGTGCGCTATGTGGCGGTCTCGCTGGTGTGCGGTGCTCTGGAGCTGTACCAGCCGCTGCTGACGGTCGGTCTGCCGCTGTGGATCGTCACCTGCACCGACGCGCCCGCGCTGCTGGTGTCGGGGCTGCTGATCCTGGACACCGTCCTGGTGCTGCTGTTCCAGGTCGCGGTCAGCGGGGGCGCGCGTACTCCGGCCGGAGCGGCACGTATGCTGCGCTGGGCGGGGTGGGCGCTGGGGGCGTCCTGCCTGGTCTTCGCGGTGAGCGCGGGGCACGGTGTGCTCCTGGACAGCGCGGCCCTGGTGGCTGGTGCGCTGGTGCTCGTCATCGGCGAGCTGTACCAGGCGTCGGCGAGCTGGGGCCTGTCCTTCGGGCTCGCCCCCGCGGGCCGGCAGGGTGAGTACCAGGCGGTGTTCTCCCTGGGGCGCGGGCTCCAGCAGTTCGCCGGGCCGTGGCTGATGACCTCCCTGGTCGTCGGCACGGCGGCGACCGGCTGGCTGGTCCTCGCGGCGGTCTTCGCCCTGCTCGGGCTCGCCGCACCACCGTTGGTGCGCGGCCTGGAGAAGGCCCGCGCGCGGACGGAGCCGGCGCCGGCCGGCGCCCGTCCGGACCACATGTGTCACACCCGTACGACCGAGACGAGTAGGCCAGCACCATGA